The following are encoded in a window of Amaranthus tricolor cultivar Red isolate AtriRed21 chromosome 2, ASM2621246v1, whole genome shotgun sequence genomic DNA:
- the LOC130806671 gene encoding glutamate synthase [NADH], amyloplastic isoform X3 — protein MEECVEVHSRFSTNTFPSWDRAQPMRVLGHNGEINTLRGNVNWMRAREGLLKCKELGLSKNEMKKLLPIVDASSSDSGAFDGVLELLVRAGKTIPEAVMMMIPEAWQNDKNMDPERKAFYEYLSALMEPWDGPALITFTDGRYLGATLDRNGLRPGRFYITHSGRVIMASEVGVVDIPPEDISKKGRLNPGMMLLVDFEKHIVVDDDALKKQYSRARPFGEWLKRQKLVLKDIVESVADTERVPPAISGTVPVSSQDEDMENMGIYGLLAPLKAFGYSVEALEMLLIPMAKDATEALGSMGNDTPLAVMSNIEKLTFQYFKQMFAQVTNPPIDPIREKIVTSMECMIGPEGDLTEVTEEQCHRLSLKGPLLSIEEMEAVKKMDYRGWRSKVIDITYPKNLGRKGLEQTLDRICAEARDAIKDEYTVLVLSDRAFSPSRVAVSSLLAVGAVHQHLVKTLERTRVGLIIESAEPREVHHFCTLVGYGVDAICPYLAIEATWRLQVDGKIPPKSTGEFHSKEELVKRYFKASNYGMMKVLAKMGISTLASYKGAQIFEAVGLSSEVIERCFTGTASRVEGATFEILASDALKLHEMAFPKRALPAGSAESVALPNPGDYHWRKGGELHLNDPLAIAKLQEAAKSNSVGAYKEYSNRINELNKSSNLRGLLKFKDANEKVSLDEVEPASEIVKRFCTGAMSYGSISLEAHTTLAMAMNKLGGKSNTGEGGENPSRLEPLPDGSMNPKRSAIKQVASGRFGVSSYYLTNADELQIKMAQGAKPGEGGELPGHKVIGDIAVTRNSTAGVGLISPPPHHDIYSIEDLAQLIHDLKNANPSARVSVKLVSEAGVGVIAAGVVKGHADHVLISGHDGGTGASRWTGIKNAGLPWELGLAETHQTLVANDLRGRTVLQTDGQLKTGRDVAIAALLGAEEFGFSTAPLITLGCIMMRKCHKNTCPVGIATQDPVLRAKFAGEPEHVINFFFMLAEEVREIMSQLGFRKLDEMVGRSDMLEVDEEVTRSNEKLKNIDLSLLLRPAATIRPGAAQRCVQKQDHGLDMALDKELIERSKAALDKALRVYIETPIRNVNRAVGTMLSHEVTKRYHLQGLPTDTIHIKFHGSAGQSLGAFLCPGITLELEGDSNDYVGKGLSGGKIVVYPPRSSGFDPKENIVIGNVALYGATCGEAYFNGMAAERFCVRNSGAKAVVEGVGDHGCEYMTGGTVVVLGKTGRNFAAGMSGGIAYVLDVDGKFYSRCNPELVDLDKVEEEEDITTLRMMIQQHQRHTNSKLAQEVLANFEHMLPKFIKVFPRDYKRVLASMKTDGSSQEAGGKVADEEKDEIEVTEKDAFEELKKMAASALMDEANEKEEMVQEYKRPSRVPDAQKHRGFVAYEREGIQYRDPNERMKDWKEVMDETRPAPLLKTQSARCMDCGTPFCHQENSGCPLGNKIPEFNELVYQNRWREALDRLLETNNFPEFTGRVCPAPCEGSCVLGIIENPVSIKTIECAIIDKGFEEGWMVPRPPQKRTGKRVAIVGSGPSGLAAADQLNKMGHHVTVYERADRIGGLMMYGVPNMKTDKVDIVQRRVNLMTEEGVTFVVNANVGGDPLYSLDRLKEENDAILLAVGATKPRDLPIEGRDLAGIHFAMEFLHANTKSLLDSNLQDGKYISAEGKKVVVIGGGDTGTDCIGTSIRHGCTSVVNLELLPQPPNTRAPGNPWPQWPRIFRVDYGHQEAATKFGKDPRTYEVLTKRFIGDENGKVKRLELVRVKWEKDASGKFQFKEVEGSEEYIEADLVLLAMGFLGPEATAADKLGVEKDNRSNFKADYGQFSTNVDGVFAAGDCRRGQSLVVWAISEGRQAAAQVDSYLMKEEKEAAVGSSEEAIGKRQKESVKRTVMK, from the exons ATGGAAGAGTGTGTTGAG GTGCACTCTCGATTCTCCACCAACACATTTCCCAGTTGGGATCGTGCTCAGCCGATGCGTGTGTTGGGTCATAATGGGGAGATTAACACTCTTCGTGGCAATGTAAATTG GATGCGTGCGCGTGAAGGTCTTCTTAAGTGCAAGGAACTTGGTCTttcaaaaaatgaaatgaaaaagcTCTTGCCAATTGTGGATGCCAGTTCTTCTGATTCAG GAGCTTTTGATGGTGTTCTTGAGCTCTTGGTTCGTGCTGGTAAGACTATTCCTGAAGCTGTCATGATGATGATTCCCGAAGCATGGCAGAATGACAAGAATATGGATCCAGAACGGAAGGCCTTTTACGAGTACTTGTCAGCCCTAATGGAACCATGGGATGGTCCAGCTCTTATAACat TCACTGATGGCCGATATCTTGGAGCAACATTGGATCGGAATGGTTTGCGCCCTGGGCGTTTCTACATTACTCACAGTGGACGAGTTATAATGGCAAGTGAGGTTGGAGTTGTCGACATTCCACCAGAAGACATATCCAAGAAAGGACGCCTCAATCCTGGGATGATGCTTTTGGTTGATTTTGAGAAGCACATTGTTGTGGATGATGATGCCTTAAAAAAGCAGTATTCACGTGCTCGGCCATTTGGTGAGTGGCTGAAAAGACAGAAGTTAGTCTTGAAGGACATAGTTGAGTCTGTGGCTGACACAGAAAGGGTGCCCCCAGCTATTTCTGGAACAGTACCT GTATCTAGTCAGGATGAAGATATGGAGAACATGGGCATTTACGGTCTGCTGGCACCACTGAAGGCTTTTGG GTATTCTGTTGAAGCCTTGGAAATGTTGTTGATTCCCATGGCAAAAGACGCCACTGAAGCTCTTGGTTCCATGGGAAATGATACTCCCTTGGCTGTGATGTCAAACATAGAGAAACTCACTTTCCAGTACTTCAAGCAGATGTTTGCTCAAGTCACAAACCCACCCATTGATCCTATCAGGGAGAAGATTGTGACATCAATGGAGTGCATGATTGGTCCTGAAGGTGATCTAACAGAAGTGACTGAGGAGCAGTGCCATCGATTATCATTGAAGGGGCCTCTTTTATCTATTGAAGAAATGGAAGCTGTTAAAAAAATGGACTACAGAGGATGGCGTAGTAAGGTTATTGACATCACTTATCCCAAGAACCTTGGTAGAAAAGGTTTGGAGCAGACGTTGGACAGGATCTGTGCTGAAGCAAGGGATGCCATAAAGGATGAATATACAGTCTTGGTGCTTTCTGACAGAG CTTTTTCACCTAGTAGGGTTGCAGTTAGTTCTCTGTTGGCTGTTGGTGCTGTTCACCAGCATTTAGTTAAGACACTTGAGCGTACTCGTGTTGGCCTGATTATCGAATCCGCAGAGCCACGTGAAGTGCATCACTTCTGTACTCTTGTTGGTTATGGAGTAGATGCCATTTGTCCTTATTTAGCGATTGAAGCCACATGGAGGCTACAAGTAGATGGAAAGATCCCACCTAAATCGACGGGCGAGTTTCACTCAAAGGAGGAGCTTGTCAAGCGATACTTTAAAGCAAGCAACTATGGGATGATGAAAGTTCTTGCAAAAATGGGAATATCAACCTTGGCATCATACAAGGGAGCTCAGATCTTTGAAGCTGTGGGTCTCTCTTCAGAAGTAATAGAGAGATGTTTTACTGGAACTGCTAGCAGAGTTGAAGGTGCAACCTTTGAAATACTGGCCTCAGATGCACTTAAACTTCATGAGATGGCATTTCCTAAGCGGGCTCTTCCAGCTGGAAGTGCAGAATCAGTGGCACTACCTAATCCAGGGGATTACCACTGGAGAAAAGGGGGTGAACTTCACCTGAATGATCCTCTTGCAATAGCCAAGTTGCAGGAGGCTGCAAAATCCAATAGTGTCGGAGCTTACAAAGAATATTCCAATCGGATAAATGAGTTGAATAAATCAAGCAATCTTAGAGGGCTTTTGAAGTTCAAAGATgctaatgaaaaagtttcattGGATGAGGTAGAGCCTGCTAGTGAGATTGTGAAACGGTTTTGCACTGGGGCCATGAGTTATGGATCTATATCTCTAGAGGCCCACACTACTCTGGCTATGGCTATGAACAAGTTGGGAGGAAAATCTAATACAG GTGAGGGAGGTGAGAACCCGTCACGTCTCGAGCCTCTTCCAGATGGTTCAATGAATCCTAAGCGCAGTGCCATTAAGCAAGTGGCAAGTGGAAGATTTGGTGTTTCGAGTTATTATTTGACCAATGCTGATGAACTTCAAATAAAGATGGCTCAG GGTGCTAAGCCTGGGGAAGGAGGTGAACTCCCCGGTCACAAGGTGATTGGAGATATTGCTGTCACGAGGAATTCTACAGCTGGTGTTGGACTTATAAGCCCTCCTCCCCATCATGACATTTATTCGATTGAGGATCTTGCTCAACTGATTCATGATTTGAAG AATGCCAATCCATCAGCTCGAGTGAGTGTTAAACTTGTGTCTGAAGCTGGTGTTGGAGTGATTGCTGCTGGAGTCGTGAAAGGACATGCAGACCATGTTTTGATCTCTGGACATGATggaggtactggagcttctagATGGACTGGCATAAAGAATGCAGGGCTTCCTTGGGAGCTTGGACTAGCTGAGACGCATCAAACTCTAGTTGCAAATGATCTTCGTGGCCGTACAGTTCTTCAAACTGATGGACAACTGAAAACAGGAAGGGATGTGGCCATTGCAGCTCTTCTTGGAGCTGAAGAGTTTGGTTTTAGCACAGCTCCCCTCATAACTCTAGGTTGCATAATGATGAGGAAGTGCCACAAGAACACTTGCCCAGTAGGCATTGCTACACAGGACCCTGTTCTTCGAGCTAAGTTTGCTGGTGAGCCTGAGCACGTTATCAATTTCTTCTTCATGCTAGCGGAAGAGGTCAGGGAGATAATGTCTCAGCTTGGATTTAGGAAGCTTGATGAGATGGTAGGGCGTTCAGATATGCTAGAAGTTGATGAAGAAGTTACTAGGAGCAATGAGAAGCTAAAGAACATAGATCTTTCTCTTTTGCTTAGACCAGCTGCGACAATCCGTCCAGGCGCTGCCCAGCGTTGTGTCCAGAAACAAGATCATGGCTTGGACATGGCTTTGGACAAAGAATTGATTGAACGTTCTAAAGCTGCCCTCGATAAAGCCCTCCGTGTTTATATTGAAACCCCAATCCGAAATGTAAATCGTGCAGTTGGAACAATGCTTAGTCATGAGGTGACAAAACGATACCACTTGCAAGGACTACCCACAGATACCATCCACATTAAATTTCACGGTAGTGCTGGCCAGAGCCTTGGAGCTTTCCTTTGCCCTGGTATTACTTTGGAGCTTGAAGGTGACAGCAATGACTATGTTGGAAAAGGGTTGTCCGGTGGCAAGATTGTTGTATACCCTCCAAGGAGTAGTGGTTTTGATCCCAAAGAGAACATTGTAATTGGCAATGTAGCTCTTTATGGAGCAACTTGTGGAGAAGCATACTTCAATGGCATGGCAGCAGAAAGATTTTGTGTTCGTAATTCAGGGGCCAAGGCCGTTGTGGAAGGTGTTGGAGATCATGGTTGTGAGTATATGACTGGTGGAACTGTAGTGGTACTGGGAAAGACCGGTAGAAACTTTGCTGCTGGTATGAGTGGTGGTATAGCATATGTTCTTGATGTGGATGGGAAATTCTATTCACGATGCAATCCTGAACTAGTAGATCTTGATAAAGTCGAGGAGGAAGAGGATATAACAACTCTAAGAATGATGATTCAGCAACATCAACGCCATACAAACAGCAAACTAGCTCAAGAAGTACTTGCAAATTTTGAACATATGTTGCCCAAGTTTATTAAGGTCTTCCCTAGAGATTATAAGCGGGTGCTTGCTAGCATGAAAACTGATGGTTCATCCCAGGAGGCTGGAGGTAAAGTGGCCGATGAGGAAAAAGATGAAATTGAGGTTACTGAAAAAGATGCATTTGAAGAACTAAAAAAGATGGCAGCTTCTGCTTTAATGGATGAAGCAAATGAG AAAGAAGAGATGGTACAAGAGTACAAGCGTCCTTCCCGTGTTCCTGATGCTCAAAAACATCGTGGTTTTGTTGCATATGAGCGTGAAGGGATTCAGTATCGTGATCCCAATGAAAGGATGAAGGACTGGAAGGAGGTTATGGATGAAACAAGACCTGCTCCCTTGTTGAAGACACAATCTGCTCGGTGCATGGATTGTGGTACGCCATTTTGCCATCAG GAAAATTCAGGATGCCCACTTGGGAACAAAATTCCTGAGTTCAATGAATTAGTTTATCAGAATAGGTGGCGTGAAGCTCTAGATCGCCTTTTAGAAACAAATAATTTCCCCGAGTTTACTGGTAGAGTTTGTCCAGCTCCTTGTGAGGGTTCTTGTGTTCTTGGCATCATTGAGAATCCTGTGTCGATCAAAACCATTGAATGTGCTATCATAGACAAAGGCTTCGAGGAAGGGTGGATGGTACCAAGGCCTCCACAGAAAAGAACAGG GAAAAGAGTGGCAATTGTTGGAAGTGGACCTTCTGGCTTGGCTGCTGCAGATCAATTGAACAAAATGGGTCATCATGTAACTGTTTATGAACGCGCTGATAGAATCGGAGGGCTTATGATGTATGGAGTGCCCAACATGAAGACTGACAAGGTGGATATAGTTCAGCGACGGGTAAATCTTATGACCGAGGAAGGTGTGACTTTTGTTGTTAATGCAAATGTTGGTGGGGATCCGTTGTACTCTCTTGATCGGCTAAAGGAGGAAAATGATGCCATTTTGTTAGCTGTTGGTGCTACTAAGCCAAG GGACCTTCCTATTGAAGGACGGGATTTGGCAGGAATCCATTTTGCTATGGAGTTCTTACATGCGAATACAAAAAGTTTGCTCGACAGTAATCTTCAAGATGGTAAATATATTTCAGCTGAAGGCAAGAAGGTTGTGGTCATTGGTGGTGGTGACACTGGCACAGACTGCATTGGTACATCTATTCGACATGGCTGTACTAGCGTTGTTAACTTGGAACTTCTTCCCCAGCCACCAAATACAAGAGCTCCTGGCAACCCTTGGCCACAG TGGCCACGTATCTTCAGGGTGGACTACGGACACCAAGAAGCTGCCACCAAGTTTGGGAAAGACCCAAGAACTTATGAGGTTCTGACTAAACGTTTTATTGGTGATGAGAACGGTAAGGTAAAACGTCTTGAATTGGTACGTGTTAAGTGGGAGAAGGATGCTAGTGGGAAGTTCCAGTTCAAGGAAGTTGAAGGATCAGAAGAGTACATTGAGGCAGATTTGGTACTCTTAGCTATGGGATTCCTTGGCCCCGAAGCG ACTGCAGCTGATAAATTGGGTGTGGAGAAAGACAACCGTTCAAACTTCAAGGCTGACTACGGTCAATTCTCCACTAATGTAGATGGTGTATTCGCTGCTGGGGATTGTAGGCGTGGCCAGTCCTTGGTGGTATGGGCTATATCTGAAGGCAGACAAGCTGCTGCACAGGTTGACAGTTACCTAATGAAAGAAGAAAAGGAGGCTGCTGTTGGCTCCTCGGAAGAAGCTATTGGAAAAAGGCAAAAGGAGAGCGTGAAGCGTACAGTAATGAAATAG